GGTTCGACTCTCCTCCTGAAGCAACAAGTCATCAACATCCTCTCTCAATCTCGCTTGGCTCGTCTCCATTCTCTGACACCACTCCACCAGAACCTGGTAGAGACTCGATTCCGAGTTGTTCCCGGCCATCGTACTCGCCGGAGAATTGGTTTGAGCAGTCGCATCAAGATCCGACTCTGGTAAAATCcacaaattaaattatgaatttaaaataGACGAAGACAATGTTGTGTATcacatttgtttattaattttttatattttttttaattacttagtGACGTTATAATTAACAAACCCCAGCTAATAACGAAACACTCCGACGCATTCAACTTGTGCCACGTGTCCTTAAGCGTATGAGCTGCTGACACTTGTGGAGTTGCCGATGTAAGGGAAGATTTGAATTTCGAGGATAGCCGAAATTGTCAGGATTTAAAAGTGGTGATTGACGATATTAACCTTGATGACAGCTTTAAATTACGTTACACCCTTTCTTGTTGCCGCCGCCACTAcctaaaaaatatcaaaagggACCTTGACATGTGTAATTTGATTTCATTGATCGATATTGGCCTTTCTAGTGTATTTTACATTCACAGTGTCTCTAACTAAAAAAGTTCAAGTcgaaataacaaatcaattctagattaaaaaagaaaaatcaattattaataGTCTTCAAATCATTGTAGAATAGTATATTTACATGTAGTCAACTGgatttgtttcagtttaatCTAAACACTTGCTTGTTCTTGGAACACAAATTGAAATAGCCAAGCGAAATGACCACAATTCTACAAACTCCCAAAAAAAAGAGCATGATCATCATGAGCTAGTTTCTGATTATGGGTTTTATAAGATAAGATTTTTTGTTGGGCCTAAAGCCCTTTTACGTtgtaagccttttttttttttgggcaaacgtTTTAAGGCTTATTATATTTCCATATATTTAccgcaattgacaaaaatatgtGGTAACAAAACTGTAAATAAGCATCAGGTAAGAAATTTACAATATTGAACCCaatatattattaaagaaaaaatctcaaaaaaagatatataaactattttcaatcaaattaatttttgatttttttttgtttttgtaaagattgGGATTACCCCAAACctaaatattatcttaaataGGGGAATATCCTGATTCCTGAACCGTACAGCGAAGAAAAtctacaaaaagaataaaaattaaattaaaaataaaatctaaacccaaaaaaaacaaaaagtaaaaaaaaaaaagaataaggaaAAGAACCTAAAAAAGGGCTTTAAACTCTGAGAGTCGCCGATCCAattctttcttcatcatcttcttcttccacactGCAATTTATTTAGGAATTACATAAACATTATTAACTCTTTACCTCCTCCTTCACTCCAGCTTTTCAAACACGCAAATCTTCTCTACGACGATACTTCCTCTCTCAAGGTTTCTCTTTAATGGCGACACCCACTCAGGAAGCAATCGACACCTTTATGAGCATCACCGGCGCTTCCAATGCCGTCGCCGTTCGGAAGCTCGAGGTGATTCGTTtacacttttcttcttcttccttcttctattgtttagaatttttcttttctttttggggtaACTTTAGGTTTTGATCAtcaaaattcctttttttttctaaaaatgttCTCTTTTGaagttgattttgttgaaatttaGGTCATCCGATGATCGAATTAAGTTTTATGTTAGGAGGGTTTCTGTTGTTTCATTGCTCTGTGTTGCTTATCGATTTTGGTATTTGTTCATTGATATCTAAAACAAGTCTGTTGCCTACGCATTGTGAAATTATGTGGTTTAAGTAGGgaaaagttttgttcttttttgtttttgtttttagggttgTTGAATATGCTGAGGGGTTTAAGTTGATTGTTGAAGTTTCAAACTTCTCAGAACTCATTCTTGTGTACAGTTTCGTTTGGGTTTAGAACTTGTTTATTGGGTGCTTTATGCCATTCTATAGTCTCTGTAATACTTGTAGCTATTGTTTTGGTGTAGCTAATACTTAGTGTTTGCTTAAACTTACATGCTTTCTTTGTTGCAGGAATATCGTGGGAATCTCAATAGAGCTGTGAATGCATACTATAATCACGGACATCAAAATTCGTATGCCCTTCCCACTCTTTTATCATCTTTGCTTAGACATGTGTGTGACTCGTTCTTACCATCTTTGTGCAGACTATATGAAAACCCAGCTAATATCCCTCAGGGTGATGCAATGGATATAGATGGTGATGTGACTCCAGCCCTCTCAGAAGCTAGAACCACTGTCCCCTTCCCGCGCCGGGATCCTCCGATGCCACCTCATCCAAGGGGGGTCAGGCAGATACCTATAGAGGTTAAGGACAGCAGTGTGCCATCAGGTCGATCTAATGATGCTCCTTCTATTGAGGATGTGACCCAGACATCTCGAGCTCATAGTCCAGCTCCCCAAGAGGCAGTCATCTTAGATGATGATAGTCAGTCTGCTTCAACCGGACAAAGTAGGCGTGCTATACCTGTTGGTTCTGCACAAAATAGTTTGCAAGGTTACAGTGACATTGAAGAAGAATTGATTCGAGCTGCTATTGAGGCCTCAAAAATGGAGACTGGGGTAAGGTTTACTTAGATAATGGAAAGTATTTAAACTTGAGAATTAGGCGTAGCCTGCTCGTTTTCTGTTTACCTTGAAGTCACAAGATTTATTCAGTGGTTTCTATTGTTATATAGGTACCAAGGAATCAGTCGCCTGAAAATGAACAGTCTCGcatggaagatgatgataacGCAGCAAAACCTGTCACAGTGCAGTCAGCAGAGGAAGAAGTGTTGCGCAGTGAAGGTTGGAAGGCTTCATCCTCAGAAAGAGAAGCCTCTGAAGTTTTTTCTATTCCAGGACAGCAGGGTACCCGAGCCTCAAATGGAAGGttagtttgttctgttttgttttgtaacacCTTTTGTAGTCCATCAGTTTGTCTTCTGTTTTTCCTAGAAAATGTCCCATGAAATTGTTTTTACATGTGTAGACTCGCAGCACCTAGCTCACTGTCTGaggatgatgacgatgatgatgatgatgattacgatgatgatggtgatgatgacgacgatgacgaTGATTATGACCCTGATTATGTTGACGAGGAACTCATTGAACCCCGTGTTAGGCACAGACCAAGACGTGCGGTTTCTGGATCTCGGGCCCCACTTAATGATGATCTTCCCCAAGATGCAATTATTCATTCACCTGATGCTGGCAATGGTTTTCCTTCTGAGGTAGTGAAGCATATATGTTTGGTTCCTATATTTATTAATCAGATTACCTTTACTTTCAAGTAAGAATCCTAGAGTAATCAGTGGCTGAGCTATTACTCTTATTACATGTTTGGTTTAAGTGGGGAGGCATTTCGTCTGAGGAACATGATGAAGCTGTCATGCTAGAGGCTGCCATGTTTGGAAGCATTCCGAATAGTGAATATCGTGTTCCTTATGCACCATCTTATCCGCGAAGGACACAGCGTCCACCCTCACCGTCATTGACAGCTCAAAGGTTGATTCGAGAACAGCAggttagaaatatttttttgtttctttcctcctCCAAAGTTGTTTGGAGAATACTTTTTATTTGATCTATCCTTGTGACAGAATAGAAGTAATGGGCAAAGAGTTTCACTCTTTTAGGTTTTCGAAGGGATTgataagttttttctttgttgaaatcTGAACTCATGTAGGACGATGCGTATCTTGCATCGCTGGAAGCTGACAGGGTAAAGGCTGAGGCTCGTCGATTGGCAGAAGAAGCTGCTAGAGTAGAAGCTcttgaagaagcaaagagaaaggaggaagaagcttgCAGGAAGGTGGAAGAGGAACAGGTGCGCTTCTGGTTATACATGAGTCTCTCTAATCCTGTGTGTGAACAGGTTATCCCGAATGTTATGTTTTGAGTGGTTACCAAGATCCTGCACTTGGATGGAGAATGAGTACCCAAACCACCACATAAACCTTTGGAACCAAGAAAATGGATGTCTATACTTTCTTGCATTTACGAAAAAATAGTTAGAACTAGCCTCGCTACTAGGTTTAAAGTCTCATAGGTACTAAGCTGTATGCGGTATTTGGATGAGTTTCTTCAGATTCTTGAAAAgccaattttttatatttctagGAGCTGGAGAGGCAATTAGTTACCAAGGAAGCGTCTCTGCCTCAGGAGCCACCAGCAGGCGAAGAGAATGCTATTACACTTCAAGTCAGACTGCCAGATGGCACCCGCCATGGCCGCCGGTTCCTTAAATCCGACAAACTCCAAGTGAGCATCCCAAAAGCAGCTTCATTTATCGTCAGACAATATGAAAAACCTTATATGTAACCTACTAAGCATGTCTTCTTTCTCATATGCAGTCACTTTTCGACTTTATGGACATCTGTAGAGTTGTGAAGCCCAACACTTACAGGCTGGTAAGTGGTTTGTGCCATAAAATGGTAATGTACATTCAATTTTTCGTTGGAGACTTCTTAGTTGGTAATGTTTGTGTGATCAAAAACAGGTAAGGCCTTTTCCACGGCACGCTTTTGGCGATGGGGAATGCTCATCGACTCTAAACGATGTAGGTTTAACGAGCAAACAAGAAGCATTGTTCTTGGAGCTGATCTAAAATGGGTATTCTATTGGGGTCGATATAACTTATTCTTTAGgtctcttcttatttttcttcatagaaGTTGTTACTCTTATTGTTTTATTGAATATTGAATCCGAGGCTGGCTTTTATAGGAAAGGTTTCTTTTTCGCCAATATTCATCTTCGAATTCGTTGGCTTTTGTTGGATGTGATATTCCCTCTTTACATCTATTAGTATTGTGGTTGTGGTGGATATCaaatttaccaaattagcaAATAGATATAATATTCAAAGCTAAAGTTTTGGAATTATAGAACTTTAGAAGTCAGTGTCTTagaagattaaaatataaatgtagacaaaataattgaagggagaaaacaagaaaataagaggTGATGGAGGATGAAGGACATTAGAAGCTATGGTTATATAAAAGCAAGTTGGGACAGTTGagggaaaatatatatttgatgttaGTGGCAAGTTCATAACAAATTCTCCTTCGTTCATGCTTCATCTTATGGGCCTTTTTTGTTCCTTACCACCACACCATGAGTTTGTTACATTTTTAGTagtctataaaaaaaagttcaaatttacACCATGAGTTTGTTATAACCAAGTGGTCGTAAAATTTGTAATTCAGATTTGACTTCTAAAGTTTTATTGTCATAAAAAAAGGTTCTAAAGTTGTATTATActatattatacatttatacttaATCCAACTCGTgggaaaccaaagaaaaaaaaagtggactGAAACAATGAAACGAGTCGGGTAAACGGGTTAGTCGGCGTTGTTAGtggaagaaacaagaaaacgaaGGAGACGACAAAGAGACCGAGTCGTCCACGGCGTCGGCTGTCGCAAACGACGACCATAGCTTTTCTCGCCGCCGCCGTCAAAAAAAGTTACACAACCTCCTTACTTACACACGCGCTTTATCACGTAAACGTCACACGCGT
The sequence above is a segment of the Camelina sativa cultivar DH55 chromosome 10, Cs, whole genome shotgun sequence genome. Coding sequences within it:
- the LOC104718000 gene encoding plant UBX domain-containing protein 13-like isoform X2 produces the protein MATPTQEAIDTFMSITGASNAVAVRKLEEYRGNLNRAVNAYYNHGHQNSLYENPANIPQGDAMDIDGDVTPALSEARTTVPFPRRDPPMPPHPRGVRQIPIEVKDSSVPSGRSNDAPSIEDVTQTSRAHSPAPQEAVILDDDSQSASTGQSRRAIPVGSAQNSLQGYSDIEEELIRAAIEASKMETGVPRNQSPENEQSRMEDDDNAAKPVTVQSAEEEVLRSEGWKASSSEREASEVFSIPGQQGTRASNGRLAAPSSLSEDDDDDDDDDYDDDGDDDDDDDDYDPDYVDEELIEPRVRHRPRRAVSGSRAPLNDDLPQDAIIHSPDAGNGFPSEWGGISSEEHDEAVMLEAAMFGSIPNSEYRVPYAPSYPRRTQRPPSPSLTAQRLIREQQDDAYLASLEADRVKAEARRLAEEAARVEALEEAKRKEEEACRKVEEEQELERQLVTKEASLPQEPPAGEENAITLQVRLPDGTRHGRRFLKSDKLQSLFDFMDICRVVKPNTYRLVRPFPRHAFGDGECSSTLNDVGLTSKQEALFLELI
- the LOC104718000 gene encoding plant UBX domain-containing protein 13-like isoform X1; translation: MATPTQEAIDTFMSITGASNAVAVRKLEEYRGNLNRAVNAYYNHGHQNSYALPTLLSSLLRHVCDSFLPSLCRLYENPANIPQGDAMDIDGDVTPALSEARTTVPFPRRDPPMPPHPRGVRQIPIEVKDSSVPSGRSNDAPSIEDVTQTSRAHSPAPQEAVILDDDSQSASTGQSRRAIPVGSAQNSLQGYSDIEEELIRAAIEASKMETGVPRNQSPENEQSRMEDDDNAAKPVTVQSAEEEVLRSEGWKASSSEREASEVFSIPGQQGTRASNGRLAAPSSLSEDDDDDDDDDYDDDGDDDDDDDDYDPDYVDEELIEPRVRHRPRRAVSGSRAPLNDDLPQDAIIHSPDAGNGFPSEWGGISSEEHDEAVMLEAAMFGSIPNSEYRVPYAPSYPRRTQRPPSPSLTAQRLIREQQDDAYLASLEADRVKAEARRLAEEAARVEALEEAKRKEEEACRKVEEEQELERQLVTKEASLPQEPPAGEENAITLQVRLPDGTRHGRRFLKSDKLQSLFDFMDICRVVKPNTYRLVRPFPRHAFGDGECSSTLNDVGLTSKQEALFLELI